TCATACGCTGGCGTTAAAGAAACGACGCCGTCCTTCACCCAGACCGAAAAGTTCTTCAGGTGCATGTCTTCATTGCCTGTAAGGAAGCAGAATAAAAGACGCTTTGCTAATTTGGGTTTTTCAATCGCTGGGAAGGTGCAGAACGTATCGACCAATTGGGCGATCCGTTCCAGGGAACTATCATATTTCGTTTCGCGGGTTTCAGATGAGATTTGAGCAAAGTCTTCTACGTGAACTTTTCCGGAGCGCCCTTCACGGTCATAGCGCTTCACGAAATAAACCCAACTGTCATCGTGCGCACGCAACAATCCATGAGCGGGAACATCAATGCCTGCGGCTGCAGCCATGCTCATTGTCAGCGCTTCATTTTCTGGCACTTGTTCAAAAGTTGGCGGGTTGGGTTTAAGGATAAAACGTCCTCCGCGATCTACCAATGAGAGGGATGCGTCCTTTAGGCTCAAAACTGCCGAAAGTTTAGGCTGAACACCTTGGATAGACATTTTGTCGGAACGTTTTCGCGCTTCTTTTAGCTGCTCTTCGTAGGAATAGGCGAGCGTGCCCAGATTGGTGAGCTTGGGATGAAGACGCTTTAATCCAGCTTCAGAATATGTGCGCCCTTCAGGCAGGGCCTCTAAGGTGATCGGGCAGTAAGACATCACTCGACCTCTTCAGTATTCACAGCCTTTG
Above is a window of Opitutales bacterium DNA encoding:
- a CDS encoding HipA domain-containing protein — encoded protein: MSYCPITLEALPEGRTYSEAGLKRLHPKLTNLGTLAYSYEEQLKEARKRSDKMSIQGVQPKLSAVLSLKDASLSLVDRGGRFILKPNPPTFEQVPENEALTMSMAAAAGIDVPAHGLLRAHDDSWVYFVKRYDREGRSGKVHVEDFAQISSETRETKYDSSLERIAQLVDTFCTFPAIEKPKLAKRLLFCFLTGNEDMHLKNFSVWVKDGVVSLTPAYDLLNTTLVLENAQEESALPLNGKKKNLTRKVWLNYFCRERLKLSEKQVTNILSDLESAMPTFKDLIARSYLSNSRKAEYWDILSDRAQRIWRSI